GCTTGCCACATCCAGTGGCAACAGCAGGATTACCAACAGATCGCGGTCATTGCTAACGTCACCACTTCCGAATTGCCCAACGGCCGTGCGTTTGAACGTTTTACCCGTCATGGGCCATTAGCGCTGTTGCCGATGTCTCAAGGGCGCAGCTCATTGGTCTGGTGTCATGCGAAACAAGATCAACAGCAAATCGATAGCTGGGACGATGCTCGTTTTCTGGCGGAGCTACAGCGCGCTTTTGGCTGGCGGTTGGGGCAAATGCGCCATGTCGGGCAACGGCATAGTTACCCATTACACCTACTCACGGCTTCGCGCCACGTCAGCCATCGTCTGGCATTAGTGGGCAATGCGGCGCAAACGTTGCATCCGATTGCTGGGCAGGGCTTTAATCTCGGGCTGCGCGATGTGATGTCGCTGGCTGAAACCCTCGCACAGGCCAGTGTGATGGGGAGCGATCTGGGTGATTATGGGATACTCGCTCAATATCAACAGCGGCGGCGACAGGACCAGCAAGCCACGATTGGTGTTACCGATGGCTTAATTCGCTTGTTTGCCAATCGCTACGGCCCGCTAGTCGTCGGGCGCAATTTGGCG
The window above is part of the Yersinia massiliensis genome. Proteins encoded here:
- the ubiH gene encoding 2-octaprenyl-6-methoxyphenyl hydroxylase; its protein translation is MSVIVVGGGMAGATLALAISSLTKGQVPVALVEAQEPDSRAHPGFDARAIALAQGTCQQLDRIGIWSALADCATAIDHVHVSDSGHSGCVNLRAHDYRVPALGHVIELHDAGKRLFALLQKAPGVMLHCPAKVVDVVRTTESASVTLDNGQQLSAQLLVAADGSHSALARACHIQWQQQDYQQIAVIANVTTSELPNGRAFERFTRHGPLALLPMSQGRSSLVWCHAKQDQQQIDSWDDARFLAELQRAFGWRLGQMRHVGQRHSYPLHLLTASRHVSHRLALVGNAAQTLHPIAGQGFNLGLRDVMSLAETLAQASVMGSDLGDYGILAQYQQRRRQDQQATIGVTDGLIRLFANRYGPLVVGRNLALMSMEYLPVVRDAFARRTLGWVER